The genomic segment CAAAGTAGTCAGCAacaagtaaaaacaaaacaaaaaaagctgatGAGAGATGCTGGGAACTAAAGGCAAAGTAAAATCTGGCATGTTTAGAAGCACTTTGCTTTGGACTCCTTTGGATGTAATATGTACTACAAGTGTTCagatgcttttatttaaaaaaaaaaaagaaaaacacaaagagagCACCATTGTGTAAGTAAAACAAAGGCTTGAAATACCTAAGACTATTCCACCGAAGTCCATATTACTTAAAACCTAAACATACTGAGTGGTATAAGAATGTCAGGCACATGTAATCTGTTATCAGTTATATCAATTAGTAACACTGTTCACACATTTACCATAACAACACTGCATTAACATTCTGCATGTATTTTACATAACCAGCAATTGGATAAAAGGCTCTGGTGCCTCTGAAGTGTAGGAGGAGTGTGACCAGCATGCATGCCAGAGTACTGGATACACAGTGCACCATCAACCCATGCTAAGTACTTGGACAGGAAATGCTATCTCAAAACCAGCCATTCTGCTACACAACCATTGATACCAACTAGTCCGATTAGCCAAAACTCTCACCAACATCTTAAAGCACAGCACTAAACCTAGTGGAGGTGACAGTGTCCCCAGAGAGGACAATACAACTCTGGGAATGTTTTCACAATGTTTTCATTCCATCTTAAAGTAATTAATGTGAACTTCATCAAGGGATGAGCGGTTACACAACTGAAGGAAGGAGTCAGCTACTTCCAGCCCATGCATTACAGGAAGGACCCACTgagacctgctgctgctccagctcagctttgcCAAGGCAAGGTCAggccctgtcctggggcaggaAAAGCCTCTTTAATGCACGTTCCCTTTGGAGTGGCACAAATCCTGTCAATCCacggagctgctgcctctgccagcactgccctgggtcTGCAgttcagcacagcagaggacagCAGTGTGTGGAAGGAAAAGGGCTGCAGGCAGATGGAACCAGGCCACACTACTGAAGTGCATGAGCAAACATCAGCATgaagccacagcagctgtggtttCCAGAATCTCAAACTGCTTTCTCCACCAATAAACAGCCATGCAAGGCTACATGGGAAcaagcccaggctgggcacttGCCTGAAGGGAGAAGTCTCTATTGGAAAGTTAGATCACATTAGAAAATGCTGACAAACTCTAccagaataaaataaaccttGTTAAATCAAGCGCATGGTTCTGCTTCCCAAGCCATAACAGACTGCCTTTAGAAGAGAGGCTGGGCAAGAGTTACTCTGCCACTGTTGGGCACAATGCTCTTGGTTACTCCAGTTCTGTAATGACACAACTTACTTGAAATTCAGCTAAAGATGTAGTCTGGCTACAAACTTTTAAAGCCAGTGAAGATGTGCCCACTCATGCTGCAAGACCTGCTGCGAGCAAGTTTGCTGTCATGGTGCAGTCACACAAGCTGCAAACGAGGGCCCAAGCCAACTGCAGGCACACACCAGTGTCTTTGAAATTCAAAGCTGGGGTAAAACCTATCAAGGGTCATTTCCTTACCTTCATTCTTTTAGAAGGAGTTTGGGCTTTTACCATAAAAGCCACCTCCAGCTGGGGTATTGACCTCCACAGGTCCCTGCCAGCCTAAAGAAGGGAATGCCACAGCCTGAGTCATTCTGTGGCATCACACAGTACCTGTGGTACTGGAATCTGCAGGCTTGAAAAACAAcgcacagccagggcaggaatGAACAGCAACCATCACCTGGGCAGGATCTATCACAGCTTCCTTCAGGCTCCAAAGCTGCACCAGACGCCGATTCCCCGCTGTGCTCAGGCTTCCCCCAGGTCTCGCTGACAGCAGAGCCCCTCAGACCTGCGCTGAGCgaggagcagaggcaggcagagctctgtgatACCGCTGGACGCCTCAGCAAGCAGCTGGCATTCCTTAGGATTTActttaaaagcagctgaatCCAAGAGGCAACAGCCATCCAACAATGACAGTGAAGTTATTTGCAGTAATACCTGTACAAGAGCCATTACCACTGTTACAGGCTACCTGAACTGGTAAGAAAAGTTATATACAGCTGTAAAATTGGTTTTGGAGTTTCACAAGTAGAAACCAGTTTTAATACCAGAATGTAAAAATGGCACCTGTCTCGGCAAAGGTGTTGACTAGGAAATTGGCTCAAAACACACTTCtatggaaaagaatttttttagaaaaagaatattttcttaaaattcctTAGTAACAAATTTCCAGAATGATTCACTCAAGGCAGCtgtgagttaaaaaaaataatcaagtgCACcactaaaaaataaactgaGTCTGCAagatcccaaagagctgctcaCTTAAGAGAGTTACAAGAATTCCATAATAGTTCTATAAATGCAGACAGatcacaaagcaaaacactgagGAATTCCTGTGAGACACAATACAGTGGGATTTTGGTCCTACACCACAGGCTGCTGTTAGGAAATGTTCCTTCTCCAGTATAAGAAGCgcctttttcttattttaaaagtgaatttaCCGTGATTGACTGGTACATTTATTGGCACCTTCACCATTATAGACATGGCGAGTTTACAGGCACAGTCTGGAAGTACTGAAGTTTAGGattaaaaaatgtcagaaacTTGACAAAAGTCATCTCAGCCAGAAATCCATTTGGATATACTACAGGATTCTGGGTCCTTCTCTTTCCTACCTGACCCAGAGACACCCAGACTCCCCATCAGTTCCAATGAATGACAGCTAACAACATCTTGCAACCTGGTGATTTAAAATTCACGTTATCTTTAAAATAAGTCACTTAAGAGAAGCCAATAGACTTAATCCCCCATTCCAAAATAGCCACAGATGTTCACATTCCCAAAGGAACATCCACTGGGAGTACAGACATGCTGCCAGGCACCAAGAAGTTCAGcatcctccctgggcagtttCAAATGGGCATCAGTCTCATGATTTTCCTGTCTCTGCACTCAACTGTACTTGATGAGATTTCTAAACAACTGACAGCAAAATCAGAATCAAAtcaggaaaggagcagaaatggcCATTTACAGAGTTGGAGCTGCAGAATATCTGGCATCACGAAAcccccatggcacagccctcACAGTGAGCACACAGAACAAGCACATATCCTCAGGGTTATGCTGGAAGTTTTCAGGGGTCACACAGGTGCAGTTAAGTTACACAATTCCTTTGGTAATTCACACTGCACAGAACTAACAGCAAGCACTTTTGGCTGTGGTGTGCTTTGGCAACCCCTGAATTTGGAGGGGAATTACAAGCAATTAACTGCACAGTTAAATCCTCTTTAGGAATTTAAGCAAAGTCCTCCTGAATTTCTCAGTTGGTGTGGAATGAGCAatctctgcacacactgctctgggctctgagcagcagccaagtCACTCTGAGTGCAGATCAGCTGGAGCTTGTGAGGAGCCAAACCCACACGTTtggccagagctgagctggccaCAGCACTCGGCCACTTGGCTTCTGTACCCACAGACTGCATGGAATAACTGATGCAAAAACCTGCAGGGAGGAAGCTAAAACATCTGgatttactttattttccaaTGATTTCTGCTGTTGGTGCAAGTCTACCTGGCATTAACTCCTTGGTGTTTGGAGGTCATGACTGCCAATGGATGAACCAGGAACCACTGGCTTGAAGGAAGAACCCCCTGATCAAAAACAGGCAAGCAGGTCGAGAAGTGAGTGAATAAGGCGGTAGGTATTAACTGGGAGTCTCCAgggcctttaaaaaaaattcaaatgccTTCCATTATAAAAAACACATACATACCATTGGCTTCACTTTATCTACAGTAAAttcacaaaaacatttaaaacagcAATCTAGTTCACCCACTACAAAACTCAGAAGTGACATCTCAGGTTAAAAGCAAAGCTATAAATGTAGTTccataaaaaatgcaaacatatttCTTTACATACAGACAAATGGTACATGATTGGCTGCTATAATGTGTATATTCTGTtatgtacaaaaaaaaatacaggattaGCAGACTGAGCACAAGCAAAAACCCTTCAAGGACAATCTaaccaaaccaccaaaaacaaaaagactGGCTCTTAGTTTGTCGGTCACCATGATTATGTGTGCTGGCCCCTTTTAAAAAGTCAGTGatttcttcccccctcccctaTTTcttcacttgattttttttttttctagtttacAGAAAGCCTTTTTGTGTAATAATCAGTGAATAGAAAAACTTCACCTGCAAATACAAGGTAGAAATGTTATTTCACAGCTATAGGCTGCAGCATTGATCTCTCCAGATCTCAAATGGAGAATGTACATGTTTGGCTCCCAGTTAATTCCAGATTCTGAGAAAACTGTCCCAAGACCCTGTAGCTACAGCCATGCCGTCATCAGTAACACCTAAACAGCTGACACGGTTGTCATGGCCAGCCAGGACACCTGGAAAAGAAGAAGCAATGGAAGTTTAGTGTCTGCAAGAGGTCAAGGACTTCAGTTGTTACTCTGCTCTCGCAAGTAAGTCCTAAGTGTACTAAAAAAGATGCAATGCAAGATCTTAATTCTCCTTTTTGTCTTATACTCTGAGGAACCACACAGACTGTAACAGCCTTATCAAAAAACCCGACAATAAGATATGTAAAAATATCTACACACAATATTGcctccatttttctctctgcccttATGACTTCTCCTTTCTGTCCCATAGATGGCTTCCCTAATCTGGCTCTCTACtggtttttccctgttttctgcagtgctgtccACAATTTCAACCATCAAGCACTCCCAAAATCCAGTGTGATGTCTCCTGACAAAGTCCTGGATGCATTAACTACCTTGAGTTTGCCAAGTTTTGCAAACCCGAGGGATTACAAATCCCCCATATATTGTGGCAAACAGAAGAGCAGCACTAGCCTGCCTCTTTCCTGCTTTGgttctgttttctctctaaGTCTTCTTACCCTTGTCTGCTCTCCCAAGGTTCCCCATCCAGGTGTAGCAGAACTAAGGAGAAGGATTTCTTTTCAGTCTGAACAGGAGAACTGATGTTCAGAACTGAACCAGGCCCAAGCATTTAAGTTACTGTAAGAAGTGAGATAGAAATAGCTGTGCTATAAAACATGCTGTGTACTGACAAAAGTGACTGATTCAAGGACAAGAAGTTTCCACCTTCCCTTTCTCCCAACAGCAGGGAATGCAAAGCCAAAAAGACTCCTGTAGCTACATCTGAATTACTGCCACTTATGGGTGCAAAATACAATGTAAACGTGTAATTTTGCACTACTTAATCCCATACACTTcagtgaaatacattttctgtagATGCAATTTTGGAGGGCATTCCTCAGCCTCAAGAGCTGGGATCTCCCCGCACACAGATCTGTAAAGCCCAAGAACAGGCCTGTTCTCCTGCCTCTTTTATTGCTCACACCATGGAGATGGAACTGAAATGCAGTGTGACTTCTGGAAGACAAATATAAAGATGCCATTTCGAgagaaaacagcactgaaaggaATCCAGCAGAtccacaccagcagcaccagcaccggCAGTGCCCTGGCTCTGGACTGTGCACGGGCTGTGGCCGTGTCCTCACCTGCCCTCTCCCCTTTGAGGGTGTCCCAGACGTTGCAGTTGAAGTCGTCGTAGCCGGCGAGCAGGAGGCGGCCGCTCTTGGAGAAGGCCACGGAGGTGATGCCGCAGATGATGTTGTCGTGCGAGTACATCATCAGCTCCTGGTCCGCGCGCAGGTCGAACAGCCGGCACGTGGCGTCGTCAGAGCCCGTGGCGAACGCGTGGCCGTTGGGGAAAAACTGCCACAAACGTGGGAGTGAGACACAGGAGTTCAGCACTGAAATATACGCTGGTCAtgctgagctgagcacagcacaggattgTTTCACTAGGCAAAGGCAgaatggtttattttatttctgcttgttGGAAGATGCATGTACGCAGCTATGCAAGGGAACACCTCTGGaacagcactggggacacctgagtgACTGGAATTacagccaggcagctcctgagTGTGCTGTAAGAGCAGTCACAGGGGATGCCACTGACTCCTACAAAATGAAGcaacccccagctctgcacatccTGGCTGAAGTGGAACACAATGTTCCATCCTGAGCCGGtcagccaggctggctcagcCAAAACAGAAGACTGCAAACAAGCAATTcaatttcctaaaaaaatctaTTCCAAATCCGAGTTACTCTCTCAACAGCAATATTGATTGAAATGGGAATGGAGAGAGCCCAGCACATCTCAGGGTTCAGGTCTAAGTATAGGAACTGCATTTCTGTACTGGTCACGTGTTTGGTATTCTCTCAGCCTTAacaatttttcatgtttatcaAAAACAGATGCAGTTTCGACTTagatttctttctctatttACCAGAGCCTGGATCTTGCAGATCAGAACATAGTGTTACTATGACAGAGGGGAAATATAATCCAGTTTCTAAATATTACCATATTATTCCAGGGAATATTGAATATCAATACTAATTTTAATTGCCTTCCAGAATACTTTGCTGAAAGCTCTTTTTGTTCAATGAAAAAACTTTAAGATAAGGATGCTTGGCTGTGTTGCACCCTCTCAGTATATTGCCTTTATCTacaattttcagtttttaacaCATTGCCATGCTTCAAAAAGTTTCCCTAGTCCATTCTTTACTTCTTAAAAAAAGTGATGTCTCAGTTACTGAATAAAAACACAGGGGAAACTATTCCAGGAACAGCGCAGTGCATCACAGATAAGGCAATAATAATTCAGTTACAAAGTAGATTGTAAGTTATTACACAACCTTCTCCATTACATACGATTTAACATTCTCTACCCGAACTAATTGATTTTAAATCAAGGCAGCTCAGTAGACTCTAAGCTGAATTCATGCAAATGTAGCCTTTATCCTCCCCCTTTCTTCCCACGTGGAAGCAGGAGGATCACTTACACAAACTGCATTGATGTCTGACACGTGCCCCGTGAAGGACTGCCTGCACATCCCATCGCGGATATCCCAAAGCTTCGAGGAGGCATCGCAGGCGCCCGAGACAAAAGTCCTCATGTCTGGGCTCAGAGAGAGGCTCATCACATCTCCAGTGTGCCCAGTGAACGTGGTGGTCTGCTGGCCAGTTTCTATATCCCACAAAGCACTGCAGATGAAGTTAACACAACATCTGTCATTATTTCAGAGTtcaaattttaaacagaaattaaggcactgtgagaaaaaaaaggaagaaagaggggGTGGGGGAAGGCCAACAGAGCTGAAAAACTCACCAAGTGGTGTCTCCTGAGCTAGTGACAATTTGGTTGTCATCTAGGAAGCGACAACAGGACAAGTatcctaaaaacaaaacagttgtGTAAGGGTTTGACCCAGGAGCAACAACTGAAGGTGAAAATGCAAGAACAGCACCCAAGCTGTCCCACAGAAGCAGAGCACAAGCAGAGCCAGCCCGAAGCAGGGCTGTTTCCCTTGGAGCAGGAGCACTGACCTGTGTGGCCCGGCAGCTCGCGGCTCACGCGCACGTTGCCCTCCCTGGTTTTCAGGTTGTAGATGGAGCAGATGTTGTCCAGGCCCCCGCAGGCCACGTAGTTGCCCGAGGGAGCGTAGGCACAGGTCATCACCCAGGAGGACCTCAGGGGGATGGCGTGCATCTGCAGAgacactgctggctcagagcaCACACCAGGGCCACggggcacccccagcaccaGTACTTGGGTTTACAGCCCACCACATCCAACCCACTGCATTTTAcacacccacagctcctgggtgaCAGATGCCAGCAGTATCTGCAGGGCAGACTTACAGATTTCAGTACATTATTTCATAGCAAAGCTATCATAAACTTAAACATTTACAAGCTTCGTTTATTCCAGTTAGGATTTCTCTGTCCAACCTTTTTACATCTTTAAACTATAGGTTGTTAGACAGGATGGCTGTCCCCATGGAGACTGCATGGTTTACAGAAGCACAGCTCCACTCCACACTACCTAAGCTTTTCCCTAacagctgtttttcttccttctccttcctctgccctcAAACCCAAAGCACTCTTGTAAATTCTGAGGTTGTGTATTTCTATAATTCAAAACCAAGTTAGTTTTAGAAGCAACACCACACAGGCAGAGAGCTACGGCTACTGCACTAGGCGAGTGAGAGTGAAAATGTTACATGTTGTTGTGTAATTAACTATTGCTTCAGAGACACAACCTACAACACATCACTAGGGCTCACCCAGCCatgaaaggaacaaaaagagaTTGTCTGAATGAGAAAGGCTACTTTTGATTTTTGATTTGCAATCATGGTAAAAGACAGACACCAGCCCATTCAAACACACAACTTATACATGAATTATTGATAAGGATTATAAATATCTACCTTATTTGTTGTATAACTATCCCAAATAATTAACTTTCCATCTTGAGAAGCACTGACTAGTAGCCtaaatataaacacaaaataaaatacattaatgtaaaacaaacaaaaaaaatctcaaaatagaCATTCATCATGCATGATTATCAAGTGATTCAAaagttttataatttctttattaccctctgctttttccttttaattgaTGGGTTGCATTTATTGCAAAGATCTAGATCTCCATATCACCTGACTGAGGAATCCCATGGGGACTCATGATTGAAAATGAACACAAGTGCACAACTCactaaaaacacattttatgaaCTCTCCCCACAACTGCTTTCATTATTCATATAACTACACAGTTACACAAAAGCAAATAAGGAATTtaggcaaaaataaaacttgagAACAGATTCTAGATTAATTCCTCCCTGAAGGACACAATACAGAGCAGACCATGAGGCAGTGTTTACACCTCACCATCAGCTGCTCTCAAGGCAGCAAAACAGAACTCCAAGTTACTTCTCCCACTATGtacaaaataatcttttttcaatgaaaaaaatttgtcAGTAAAGTTTTTAAATCCCTACCACAAAAGTTACATAATTATTCCACATTTTGGAATGCACAATTTCCAACATTCCAAAAAATATGCCTCATCACATACTCTCTCTTGCTTAAACAGACTCAAAACCTTAAGTTAAAATtgaaagaaggagaaagcaaaCTGCCTATGGCAAGAACAAGCAAAGCACCTCTTCTCTGAACCCCCCACCAGTGCTGGCCTGTGATCCCCTGCAGGGGCACCAGCTCCACTCCATGAGCTCCCAGGGCCTGACATTAAACTGCAGGTGCCAGTGGGATCCCCagccatccctggcagctccaaggCTCCCTGTACACACCTGGAGCTGGATCCCCAGTGCATGGCACAGATTCTGGCTAAGTGACCTCTGAGCTGACATTAAACTGAAGGTGCCAGGGGGatccccaggctgtccctggcagccccaaGGCTCCCTGTACACACCTGGAGTCGGATCCCCAGTGCATGGCATAGATTTTGGCTAAGTGACCTCTGAGCGTGCGCCGGGTTCGCATTTGGATTCGACCCACGGAGTCCAGACTTGTTGTGAtctaaaaacaaaccaaacaaactcctGAGATACTGGGAACTATTTTTAACACACAAGataacaaaaatacatttgaacTTTTGATAGATTATCTATCTTGGCACACGacaaaaaccattaaaaaatagGATACTGGTGTACACCCAGCAACACCGACACAAAGAGATTTTACGGACATAACACACTTCACAGTGGCTACAATGAAACTTCAGgaagttcttttaaaatacttttatgttATACTAAGACTATTTCAGATTATTAAATCtcaaagttttcatttcaaaccaataaaaaaatgtttcagtattTACTGCACTGTTACTTTTGAAAGCATGGCAGAACTTtatatgcaaaataattttgtttccaaaaaactgctaaaagatatttatttaagtctttctaaatatatttaatacaaTAAACATACTCTACTTAAAAGGTAAACTGGAAGCAGGATCCATTATGATAGTGGTGGGGGGTTGactggttgggtttttttgctcttttgtttatttgggtttttttggtggggcTTTATAcagttatttaaaattaaacaaacacatTGTACATTTCCAAAGGCTTCTTTCACTTTATTCTTTCAGTTACTGAACAGGAACATGCCAGAGTCACaaactggtatttttatttgtttaccTCTCAAGAAACAGCCTACACAAAGAACAGGAACATACCTGAGCAAGAGTTGTGTCACTACAGGCTTTCCTGGcatcctgaaacaaaaaatggaaCAAGTTGAATTGGAAAGGTAACACTGAGCATCAGCTGAGAGGGTCTAAAGGAAAAGTAACTCTTGAACTAAATTTCAACACACTCAAAGCCACACAGCACCACCAACTGACATGCCAATATTCCTTCTGTCACCCTAATCTGTTTTATTGTGCTAGGAATCTAAAAAGCAATGGCACACAACGAGGGGTAGTGGAGGAAGAGGGACTTAAGAAAGGCCATGCCCCAGCAGCCTTTGAATCTCCCTTTCTACAGACTATGGGATTCAAAGGCATTTGGAGCCATCCTGAAGTCCCAGTGCCTACCCTGTTCCCTGTACTCCTTCCCTGGGGTGGATGTGCTTGCTCAGGGTGTGCTGAGCACAAGGGAAGAACTGATCCACCTGGAAAAGCAACCACATATTACACAGGATTAGCAAGCTCTGTGCCCAAATTAACCCTCCTGCTGGCCAGGAGAGGCAGGGTGGAAATCAGCAGGCAGGATCCCAGGAACAGGACACACAGCAGGATTACCAAAGCTTAGTGATGATGTACTTGACACAAATTGAAGGGAAACAAATGGCCCAGTGACACCCTCACCCATTTCATGGAATGGGTGGTGCCCAGATCTCCACACAGACACTCCatggttttttccttatctcaGACTCTATGGACACAGGACTTGTTTCCTGCATATGATTCAACCTGACCTAGAAAACAGACTTGAATTTCATTGCATAATTCAGTCCCACACTGAACTCTGGCACAGGTGAGCTCCTCTGAGCCTACCCTGCAACACAGATTGTGAAAGACCTGGTGTCAGTCACAGCTGTGACTgcactgctctcctgcagctcagggcccttcccaggacacacagacaggcaTGGCCAGCTTCTCCTTCTGACAAAATGGCTTAAACAGGCTTGAagtgaggcaggagctgtgcagcacaaATTGAAGTTAAAACatcaccaggagcagccacagaacCCTCTCAGTTCCTGGAGATTTCTCCACCTTGTGCAACCAGTGAAGCAGCCACCCAAAAACAATGGAGCCTCTTCACCAGCACTTTGTGTGTCCCTCCCAAGTTCAGTCTGTGCAGATTGTTCAGTCTGTCCCTTTGAAAGCAGGAACAGAAACATTTGCTTGCACATTTTGGATCTGTCTCAACAGGATCAGGCTGGGATCTTCAAGTTTTTTCAAGCTCTTGCTTGACAGTTACTTGACATTGCAACTTTAACATTTCTTAAGTGCATGTTTATTTTGACCACCCTTTATAGCTCTCCTCCCAAAAAGCAAGCCTGAGAGTGGATTAAGTCATCTCAACTTATTTTTATAATGTCTGAActgtagaaatatttataaaatgttgACGTCTGGAATCAGGAGGGGTTTAAAATACCAGAGCAGCAAATCCCTTAGCACTCAGGACTTATTTCATCCACAGGAAGAAACACACTGCATTTTAAATGACTACTTGTTTGATTGTCCTGAAATAGCTGAAAATGTTCAAcataaaatgaattttgaatGCAGTCTGAATGAAACAAAGCTTTTTTGCTCTTTAAGAGCAAGCTATTAGCAACTCCTATATTTGAGGCTAATACTTGCCACACAATTGGCAAAACTGTAGGAAAAGGAGAGACtcaaatattctgaaaatattttaagctctGCACGAGCTAAACAGGAACAACTGACAGATCTTTACAGTTTGTTCCCATAAAGGAGGAGATCTTTACAGTTTGTTCCCATAAAGGAGGAGTTCTATCATGGAAAATAAGCAGTTCACAATTCTTACTCTGATTTGGTTTcgcagctgctctgcctcctgccgTAACTGCTCCAGCTCACTCATCTTCTTCAGCCTCTATTTCTCACACTCCACTCGTGAAGAAAACCTGCcaagaagagggaaagagatactgaaagttatttttctcctctttagaaaacataacaaaaaaccTAAGAatctgtgtatatatttatttttattctactttTAGAAAGGCTTCCAAACAGACATTCCCTTTAGTACACCATGTTAATGAATTTGGCAGGACCTAAGTGATTTCAATTCCTGAATTACCACGAGAAGCAGAATTAAGTGAAGtctattttaaatacaaaagcaaCTGTCAACAGAACCACCCACTGTGCTTTATAGACCTGTTTTGtagcagctccctgctcctccgCCCAGAAATCTCTGtcaggctgtgccccaggatggcaac from the Camarhynchus parvulus chromosome 9, STF_HiC, whole genome shotgun sequence genome contains:
- the GNB4 gene encoding guanine nucleotide-binding protein subunit beta-4; protein product: MSELEQLRQEAEQLRNQIRDARKACSDTTLAQITTSLDSVGRIQMRTRRTLRGHLAKIYAMHWGSDSRLLVSASQDGKLIIWDSYTTNKMHAIPLRSSWVMTCAYAPSGNYVACGGLDNICSIYNLKTREGNVRVSRELPGHTGYLSCCRFLDDNQIVTSSGDTTCALWDIETGQQTTTFTGHTGDVMSLSLSPDMRTFVSGACDASSKLWDIRDGMCRQSFTGHVSDINAVCFFPNGHAFATGSDDATCRLFDLRADQELMMYSHDNIICGITSVAFSKSGRLLLAGYDDFNCNVWDTLKGERAGVLAGHDNRVSCLGVTDDGMAVATGSWDSFLRIWN